The Drosophila innubila isolate TH190305 chromosome 2R unlocalized genomic scaffold, UK_Dinn_1.0 1_C_2R, whole genome shotgun sequence DNA window CAAAattgtaaatgaaaaattttgttgtatttatcaacaacaattgttgcgGTGTCGTTTTGTTTTAACGACTATCAAATGGTGTCGGTGTCAAGCGCGACCTAGAAaacaaccaaataaaataaataaaaacagcaactgAAACCGAtatcgaaattgaaattgaaattgaaattgaaacagcTGCCCCTTGtccacaaattaaatatatgtatttatatagttaGAATTCGAAGCACGTTTAACGCAGGCTGCAGAATTACGCAAAAACAACTCAAACAACAActcgaacaacaacaacaacaacaaaaacagctgaCGTTCAATGAACGCGCAAAGCAAAGCGTAAATGCAGACAGTGAGTGCTAAATGTAAGCGCacagacagcagcagcagctggagctgAACTTGAAAGTGAAAGTACAAATTCGCCAGACGCCTTTAAAAGCAGCAAATCATCACGAGACGCCTTCAGATACATTgttacagctacagatacattgTTACAttgatacagatacagatacagatacatagttagagatttgcatttgatttgggCAAAGCAAGTCAAGCTTTTGCTGGAGTGCCAAGTGCCAAGTGCTCAGAGCATCAGCCAACAGTCAAAAAATGTGCGATCAGAATAAACTGGAGTAcacctgctcctcctcctccacctccacctccgcTTCCTACGAGGTAAAGGCGCCTCAAGGTCACACTTTTGTGGTTTCCCCTGTGCCGCCCATGCTGACAGCAGTGCCTGTGATGAAGCCAGCGTTGACTTCATTGGAGCAGCAGCCGGAACCGGAGTCGCAGGAGCTGCCCTGTTGCAGCTCGCAGGCTGTGGTGCCGTTGTCCTCGTCGCTGCCCTCCAAGCTGCTCCGCTTGCATGCCAAACGCTCGGCACAGGCGCTGCTCCATCAACTGGAGTCACTGGACTCACAGTTTGGCTCTGGATCCGAGAGTGCACCACCTAGTCCCAGTGCGCCAGCACTTTGTGATGATAAGCTGCTGGATGTGGGCATGGGTTCGTCGATTGGCGACTCCGAGGAGTCCGAGGAGGATGATGAGCTCAAGCCACTGGCCGTGGACAATCACATTATGCATGAGCCGGAGCTGGCAGAGCGTCAGGCAGAGCGTCAGTCATCGCCGCCAGCGGTGCCACTGAGCGAGGCCAATTTGGAGAAGTTTCGCAAGAATCACCTGGACAACATCTATCTGCATCCCAACTTCAATTTGGATGCCTCGCCGCCACCAGCTGTGGCTCCAGCCAATTCACCCGTGTTGGAAGCGCGACGTGCTCATCGCTCCTTCCTCAGCCTGAAGAAACCCGCCGAGGAGGAGCCCAAGACAGAGCAACCACAGCTGGAGCAGTCGGAGCAGACTAACGAGATTGACACGCTGGATCCGTCGTTGGTGCCCAGCGAGGAGCTGGCCACGGAGATCACCGATGCCGTGGAGTTCTACTTCTCCAACGAGAGCATACTCAAGGATGCCTTCCTGCTGAAGCATGTGCGACGCAACAAGGAGGGATTCGTCAGCCTCAAGCTTGTGTCCAGCTTCAAGCGGGTGCGCCAGCTGACCCGCGAGTGGAAGGTGGTGGGCGATGCAGTGCGTCGCAAGTCCCACAAGATCGTGCTGAACGAGCAGGGCACCAAGGTGCGACGCCTGGAGCCGTTGCCCAGCTTCGATGAAACGATGCCCTCGCGCACCATTGTCGCCTGCGATCTGCCGCTGGACAAGCTGAGCATCGAGAAGGTCTCCGATCTGTTCTCCAAGTGCGGCGAGATTGCGCTGATTCGCATCCTCAAGCCGGGCATGGCCATTCCCGTGGATGTGCGCCAGTTCATGAACAAGTATCCGGAGCTGCAGCAGAAGGAGTGCGCTTTGATCGAGTATCTGGAGTCGTCGTCGGCACGCGAGGCACGTCATCTGGCCGGACCCTTTCAGGTCTACGAGATGGTGGCGCCCAAGAAGAAGACGGGCAAGAAGGCGGCGGTCATCCAGCTGGCGGCGCCAGTTGCCCGCATGGTGGAGAACTATCGCTACTACAACGAGGCCAACTGCGAGCGGACACGTGGTGGTAGCTTCTCCGGTCTGCCCAGCCACGAGCCGTTGCATGATCTGCGCTTCAAGCTGAAGCGCAACAACTCCGACTTCCAGCCAAGTtactaccaacaacaacaacagcagcagcagcagcagcatcatcatcaggcCACCTCCTatcatggacatggacatggctATCAGCACTATCAGCCACGTGGCAGCATTGGCTTGGAGCAGCAGCCGCCGTCTCCGGGTTTTTTCGGCTATGCGCCGAGACGCTACAGCAATACGTCCACAATCTCGGCCAGCACGGCGGCTGCCTTGGGCGAATCCTCGCCAGCGCCTGCGGCTGTCGTCGCACCCAACAACAATCCGGTTAATCCCGTGTCAGCTGCTCCGCTTAGCAGCCTGCAGCGTCGTCTGTCCAACTGCTCGGAGCAGAACTATGCTGGCGAGTCCATGTCACGTCGTGCCAGCAACTGCTCCGACACAGCTGCTCCGCAGCGTCGTGACTCCAATTGCTCGGAGAGCTGTCCCTGCTCCAGACGCGTCTCTGACTTTGGCCAGTCGGAGGCGTATCGCAAGACGTCCGTCTGCTCCAACGGCAGCTGCTCCAACATGGCGGAACGACGCTACTCCAATGGCTCCATGCAGTTCGAGCGCAGCTTCTCCAATGCCAGCGATGGCAACGGTGGCTTCTATCGTCGTCCCTCCAACGACTTTAACGTGGAGCGTGAGCGGGAACCGGATCAGCTGGTgggcggcggcggtggtggctATCAGGTCTGGCCACGTCGCTACTCCAACAACTTCCAGCAGCTGAGCAGCAAGCTGGCCGCCTACGATAATGCCCAGTATATTGGCGGACGTCGCATCTCCACAGATTCCGGCTACGATCGTCGCTACTCCTTTGGCTCCGAGTTCGAGGGATCGCCTCGCTCCCGCACCGGCAGCTTCCTCAGCAGCTACAAGCACGGTCCGGGCAGCGACTATGACGGACAACCTCGCTCCCGCACTGGCAGCTTCCTCGACGGATCACCACGCTCCCGTTCCGGCTCCTTTGCCCAGCGTACCGCCGAGAGTCTGGTGCGCACTCCCATGGGTCCGGATGGCAGCAAGGGATTTGGCCAGCGTGCCCGTAAGTTCGGTCAGACCGTATCGCCCGTCAACTAGAGACAGGAGAGAACTAGGATGATTAACTAGGATGATTAACTAGGATGTTAACTAATTGTAGTGGGTAACTTTTGTTGAAttgtgaaattatttaatggcTGTACACTGTGATGTTGTCCAACTGTCCAAGAACCACACCACGCCTACGCCCACGCCCCTTTTTACCTTAAGATACTTAcaaacaaggctgcaaactggtcacactttttgaaaaaaaaattattacactAATTTCAtgcgttttttaattttaaagttcgATACCTTAAAATTAGCCATTTttttctaaacaattttattgtcttaaaaaacaagaacaaattttaaattattgagtaaataataatattttttgtattaaattgaaccatctttcaaattttgaaggtttgcagccttagAAATATAACGAATTTCTAGCTCTTAAGTTTAATTCAATGAATTAACATTGATTGATTGTATGGAAGTTCAGTTAACAGAAAACACTGCCAGTTTATAAACTAAGTTAACACTTTTCTGCcttaaaattatgcaatatttttgaaaaatctcaAAGCAAGAGATTTAGTTGGGGcagagaaaaaatatttagttatgaTCCCCATATTGTAAGAATCTTAATAATCCTTTAATACTATTTATAAGCCATAAGAAACATGTCACAAtcgtaaattgtttttgttggcagaagtttaagaacatttttttatattttatgccaTAAGTGAAAGTGGCCATAATTAAACGTAGTTAATGTTATATGTACTCGTATAtagcaaaaatcaaaacaacttAATTAGACACTCAGGTTTATAGTTTAAAGATATATGTTTCTTTGGAAAAGCTACAGAAATGCCACATTCACTTTtacaatcaaataaattttcttttttggtttgttttcttttatttttgtatattttgtaagtgttcaagtttatttaacttttaataagtTTAGTTTTATGATTACTGAACTAAGAAACTTGGTTGTCCTTTTGGGGAAACAGCAAACGGTTTACTACAGgagagaataaaaatatttttcatttttagcttttaatttttatataaattttaaattatgtgttaacaaatcaaattatatacTATACACTTATTAGCTAACTGTAAaacacattattattattactttatatatatattgtataacttttgaaaattgtatgtgaatattattaa harbors:
- the LOC117785467 gene encoding uncharacterized protein LOC117785467, producing the protein MCDQNKLEYTCSSSSTSTSASYEVKAPQGHTFVVSPVPPMLTAVPVMKPALTSLEQQPEPESQELPCCSSQAVVPLSSSLPSKLLRLHAKRSAQALLHQLESLDSQFGSGSESAPPSPSAPALCDDKLLDVGMGSSIGDSEESEEDDELKPLAVDNHIMHEPELAERQAERQSSPPAVPLSEANLEKFRKNHLDNIYLHPNFNLDASPPPAVAPANSPVLEARRAHRSFLSLKKPAEEEPKTEQPQLEQSEQTNEIDTLDPSLVPSEELATEITDAVEFYFSNESILKDAFLLKHVRRNKEGFVSLKLVSSFKRVRQLTREWKVVGDAVRRKSHKIVLNEQGTKVRRLEPLPSFDETMPSRTIVACDLPLDKLSIEKVSDLFSKCGEIALIRILKPGMAIPVDVRQFMNKYPELQQKECALIEYLESSSAREARHLAGPFQVYEMVAPKKKTGKKAAVIQLAAPVARMVENYRYYNEANCERTRGGSFSGLPSHEPLHDLRFKLKRNNSDFQPSYYQQQQQQQQQQHHHQATSYHGHGHGYQHYQPRGSIGLEQQPPSPGFFGYAPRRYSNTSTISASTAAALGESSPAPAAVVAPNNNPVNPVSAAPLSSLQRRLSNCSEQNYAGESMSRRASNCSDTAAPQRRDSNCSESCPCSRRVSDFGQSEAYRKTSVCSNGSCSNMAERRYSNGSMQFERSFSNASDGNGGFYRRPSNDFNVEREREPDQLVGGGGGGYQVWPRRYSNNFQQLSSKLAAYDNAQYIGGRRISTDSGYDRRYSFGSEFEGSPRSRTGSFLSSYKHGPGSDYDGQPRSRTGSFLDGSPRSRSGSFAQRTAESLVRTPMGPDGSKGFGQRARKFGQTVSPVN